Genomic segment of Chlorogloeopsis sp. ULAP01:
CCTGGCGTCACCTGGCGTCGGGATAAGCGCGTCGAGTGCGACTGCCGTGCGGGTTTAGAAGATAAATTATCCGTTTGAACGGCAAGATTATCAATAAAACCCGCCCCTACTAACCACTATCCACTAACCACTAACCCAATAAAAAATGCCCCAGAGTTTTCTCCAGGGCTTAACCAGGGTGCATCTACCAATCACCTCTACTAGATATAGAGGGTTTATCCGGAAAGATACTGAGAAAAACTCAGAAAAATTTTTTGAAAAGATTAATTTCTGCTGGAAATATGCGTAAATATACTAAAGATTTAAGTAATGATAATTATCTTGATTGCCTAAAACCATCTGTGTATATTGTGGGAGCAGGGCCAGGCGATCCAGATTTATTAACCATTAAGGCACAGAAACTGCTAATGGCTGCGGATGTAGTTTTATTTGCTGATTCTCTCGTGCCACAACAGATTTTAGAATTTTGTCGGGAAGACGCGGAAATCATTCGGACAGCAAACAAGACTTTAGAAGAAATATTGCCGATGATGATAGAACGGGTGCGATCGCAAAAGTCTGTCGTCCGTCTTCACTCTGGTGATCCCAGTCTCTATAGTGCTATCCACGAGCAAATGCAACTGCTAGCTGAAGCAGAAATTCCCTTTGAAGTCGTTCCCGGTATTAGCGCCTTTCAAGCTGCCGCCGCCAAACTGAAAGTAGAACTGACTGTTCCCGGTTTAGTTCAAACTATTATTCTCAGCCGCATCAGTGGACGCACAGAAGTCCCCCCCAAGGAGGAATTAGCTTCCCTCGCTGCCCATCAGGCAAGCCTGTGCCTATACCTGAGCGCTCGCCACATTGAAGCAACCCAAGCCAAATTACTGGAACATTATCCAGCTGATACTCCTGTGGCAATTTGCTTCCGTTTGGGCTGGCCTGATGAAAAAATATGGATTGTCCCTCTCAATCAAATGGCAGATTGTACTCAAAAAGAAAAGTTAATTCGCACCACGCTTTATGTAATTAGTCCTGCATTAACAGAAGCAACAGCGCATTTACCAAGTATGGGCGTAGCGCGATCGCGTTTATATCATCCCGAACACAGCCATATATTTCGTCCTAGAGGATAAATCAGATGCCTGCTTTTCAGTTCCCGCTGTTCGATACACTTAGCAATGGAACACTTAAGTAGATTAATTTATGCTCGACGAACAGGCTAAAAAAACGATGCTACAGAAAATTCCCCACGGATTGTATATATGTGGTGTCAAAGATGGGGAAGAAGTCAACGGTTTCACTCTTAGCTGGTTAATGCAAGCTTCATTTAAGCCTCCCTTAGTCGTAATTTGTGTCAATCAAAATTCCATATCCCATCAAATGATTAAAAATAGCGGCTTCTTTGCTGTCAGCTTTTTGGAAGAAGGACAAAAAGACTTAGCGCAAAAGTTCTTCAAGCAGATGCGCCGGGTTGGTAATAAATTTGAGGATGTAGAATTTTATCTGGGCAAAACTGGCTGTCCGATTATTTCGGACTCCTTGGGATACATTGAGTGTCAGGTTGTCGATGTAGTGGCTCGTGGCGATCACACTATCTTTGTTGGTGAAGTCACATCTGCTGGCGTTCACCGTGAAGGTAAACAGATGTTACTGGAAACTACAGGCTGGCAGTATGGTGGCTAAATAGATAGGAGTTAGTAGTTAGTGGTTAGTGGTTAGTGGTTAGTGGTTTCTCCCCCTCTGCTCCTGGTGCTCCTGGTGCTTCCTTGTCCCTGTGTCCCCTTGTCTCCCACTCTCCTTGTCCCCGTGTCCTCTTCATTCCCCTCTCCCTAGCCCCTGTTCAAGATTGAGCAGCGCTTCTTTACGACTAACTCCCCAGCGGTAACCTCCTAAACCACCATCTTTTTGAACTACGCGATGGCAAGGAATAACTAGTGCAACGGGGTTAGTAGCACAAGCTCTTGCTACAGCCCGTACAGATTTTGGTTGCGCGATCGCATTGGCAATGTCACTATAGCTAGCTGTGGTTCCGATTGGTATTTTTCGTAAAGCCTCCCAAACTAGAAGTTGAAATGCAGTAGCTTGCACGTCTAGGGGTAGATTGGGACAAATGCTTCTTCCACTGAGGTAGTCCACTAAAGCCTGAGTCCAAGCATAAAGCTCATCGTCACCAGACTGGAGTGATGCACCTGCAAACTCTTGTTTTAACTCCTCTAGTAGTGCTGTTGCTGTTTCCCCCAGCCGTACACAGCATAAACCCCTTGTAGTGGCTGCTACTAATATTTCTCCAAGAGGCGAAGAGGCGATCGCATAACGAATAGTCTCGCCCTGGCCATGTTTTTGATAGGAAGCTGGTGTCATACCTAACTGTTGCGGTGCTTTTTCGTAAAGACGGCTACTTGCTCCATACCCAGTTTCATAAAGTGCATTAGCGATCGTATCCCCTTGTTTCAAGCGTTTTTTAAATCTTTCCATTCGGCAAACATCTGCATATTGAAATGGCGTTACACCAGTCATCCGCTTGAATATTCTTTGCAAATGCGTGGGACTTGTGGACACATGAGCGCCTAATTCAGCAAGTGTAGGGATATGCTCTGTTTGCGCTTCAATGTAACGACAAGTTGCCAACACTTTAGCATAGGCAGAATTTGGTGCTATTGAATATTGTGGTTGACAGCGCTTGCACGCTCGATAACCTACTGCTTCAGCTTCTTGAGACTCTCTAAAGAAGGTAATCTGATTGCGCTTAGGTTTGCGACTAGGGCAACTTGGGCGGCAGTAGATGCAAGTGGAGCGTACACCATAGAAAAACACTCCATCAAAACTTGTGTCTCGACTATTGATAGCCTGCCAAAGAATTTCTTCAGATAATGAAACTTGCTGCATTTTATACTCTATCCTTCCGCTATTTGTCGTCTTGGTTCAAATTTCTGAAGTCGGATGCCATAGACGAGAAATCAACCTTCCATCAATTACGGCAAGGCTAGCAAAAATTAACACCATGCCTCCAAATTCAGTCCATTGCAGTTGCTCGCCCAGAACAAATATGCCTAAAACCAAAGCGCTAATTGGTATTAAAAATGTTACTAATAATAGGTTAGTTGCACCTGCTACAGCTAAGATACGAAAATATATTAAGTAAGCAATTGCCGTACTGAATAAAGACAATCCCAGCACAGCTAATTTAGTAACAGTACTCAAATGTAAAGTCCAAGGGCGATCTACCAGCAATACTAGCGGCAAGAGCAGAATTGTTGTACTTAGTAGCATTCCTACCGCGGTGACAGTAGCAGGCAAAGTTTTGAAACGACGACCGTAGATTCCCGCACAACCGTAGGAGCAAGCAGCACCTAAAATAGCTAATTGTCCAAGACTATTTAGACTCAGCCCATGTAATGTATTTAGTCCAATCAATACAATGACACCACATAATCCCAAAAAAACTCCAACTAAACGGTTAGGTGTCAGACGCTCATCTTGAGTAAAAAAGTGAGCTAGCAAAATTGTGAATAAAGGTGTTGTTGCGTTGAGAATCGCAGCGAGGCTACTGTTAATTTGGGTTTGTCCCCAAACAATCAAGCTAAATGGGATGAGGTTATTCAATGCTCCCATCACCAAAAATTCACGCCACAAGCTCAAAGAAGCAGGCATTCGTTTCCTACTGATAAAGACAAAGATAGTCAGTGCGATCGCAGCTAAACTAACCCTGTATAAAACAACTGTAAGTGGTGGCAAATCTTTAAGAGCAATTTTAATCAAAAAGAATGAGCCACCCCACAATACAGAAAGGGTGATGAGAAGTAGCCACTCTGAAATGCCCATTGAGAGTTTTTGCATATCGATTATCTCAATAACTTTCTCAGTGACCCTAGATTAGGCGTATTTCCAGATTGACTTCTATCCGATCCTTGCGATCAAACTAGGGATTAGGGACAAGGGACTAGGTAAAGAAGCACCAGGGGCTTCAGGAGCAGACTGGAAGATTGAAAAACTGGAACTTCGAGATTAGAAGCTCAACTTTCACCCTCAGAAGCTTAATCTCCTTGTCTCCGCGTCAGGTGTGTCTCCTTGTCCTCTTCTTCTGTGCCTCTACGGTTCGATAAACTTAACAGTGTCGAATCAGAAAAATTATTATGCCGTTAATTAAAGTTCAAACTTCTGTATCTACACCAGAAAAAACTGAAGTTGAAGCAATGCTTAAAGGCTTGTCAGCCAAATTAGCTAAACATACGGGAAAACCAGAATCTTATGTCATGACAACTTTTGAGGGTGAGGTTCCCATGACTTTTGCTGGAACTACAGATCCAGTTTGCTACATAGAAATTAAAAGTGTTGGCACAATGAAGCCAGATCAAACTCAAGCGATGAGTCAAGACTTTTGCCAGGAAGTGAATCAAAAGCTGGGTGTACCCAAAAATCGAATTTATATTGAGTTTGCTGATGCCAAAGGCTTTATGTGGGGGTGGAATGGCACAACCTTTGGTTGATAGGGTTTTAATTGCATTTGCTATGGGAACACTCAAATAAGTGCAAACCAAAATGCTGGGAAAGTTCCTCACACACTTTTACCCCTCGCACGCTATTACCACGTGAGTCTAGTCGGGGTGAAAACACTGCTATTCCCATTTGATTCGGAACTACGGCGATAATCCCACCAGAAACACCACTTTTGGCAGGAAGACCAACTTTGTAAGCCCATTCGCCTGCAAAATTATACATTCCGCAAGTGTACATGACGCTGAGAATATCTTTGATATAACGGCTATCAACTGCTTGTTCTTTTGCGATCGGATTGATGCCTTTATTAGCTAAAGTTGCTGCCATCACTGCTAAGTCGTGGCAATTTACCATTACAGCACACTGCTGGAAGTAAAGATCTAATGCTTCATCTATTGGTTCATCAATCATGCCGAAGTTGAGCATGAGGTGCGCCATTGCCCGGTTGCGATGTCCGGTGGTGCGCTCGGATGTAAATACCGCTATATCAACAAATACATCATGACTAATGTATCTGCGGAACATATCTAACATCCGGTTGAGACGTTCACTAGCACCAAACCCCTTGATCAAACTGGTGGTGGCGATCGCTCCCGCATTCACCATTGGGTTGTAAGGTCGCTTTGATTGCTCATCCAATACAATGGCGTTGAATACATCTCCTGTAGGTTCTACACCAACTCTAGTCAATATATAATCTCGCCCGTGATCATCTAGTGCTAATCCATACACAAACACTTTAGATATCGATTGAATCGTAAATAGCTGGTTATAATCTCCAACTTCATAAACTTCACCATTAACGGTGGCTATACAAATACTAAAAGCATCTGGGTTTACCTTTGCTAGTTCTGGGATGTAGTCTGCTACCGCACCCTCTTGCTCTGACTTGTACTTGTCATGCAAGTCATCTAGAAAAGATTGAAGTGGCAATGAGGCTATCTGTAAATCTTCTTGGTTGGCCATGAAGCTAAGAATTTGAGTGTGAATGATTACGCCTTCTTTACTACACTAGGCTACTTGTTGTGTTTAATTACCGTGGTGACAAAATCATCGAATCACACCAGCAAATATAAGTAATTTTTGAAATGAGTGATATTCATTACTAATGTAAAAAATGCTTCCTTAAATAAACGCCACTCTAGAACTATATTTTTAGACACATTGTATTTTATTTGACTCAAAATCCTGTATTCATTGTGTTACTGTAAAAAGTTCGTGTATTAACTATGTTGTCATAATTGCTACGACTTCTTGTGCTAAATTCCAGCTTCTGAGTCGGCAATATATTTCAGTGAACTGCTGCCTCTGACAATGTTTTGGGAGGAAAATTTTCCCTGGATGTGTTCCCAGTCTCTAGGCTATAAATTAGTGATGGCAAGAACTGCATTCACTCAGCGCTATTTAAGTATGACTAAAATAGTGATTTCATCCATCCAGATTTATGATGAGCAATCTTTCTCTAACTTCAAGATTTAACATTTAGTTATATTTTTTATACTTAGTAATAAAAAATACTTATAATTATTTTATATTTGCGAGAAAATATTTTAAGTATAATTACTCTACGTAAGTAATGATTTTGTCATGAGAGTAATCAACAGCACCAGATATCATTAAAGGGCTTTTTCGGCAAGGTAAATATAGCACGTAATTGATTTAAATACCAAATATTATTAAGGTTTACTAATAAAATTTCTAATCCATCAAAAAAAGTGTTACCAAAGCAAAATCCGCTTTTGAGCAAGGTTTTACCCCTGAAATTCAAACTTAATTTTGATAAATTTACCTATTCTTACGCTAAAACCCTGATCCCCAACCTCAAAAGTTCATGTTAGTCTGTTGCAGTTACAAAGCAAAAAGTGAAAGCGGAACGAGTTCGGTTGTTGGGCAAAGTCACTCTAGTAGTACAAACCCCACGAATCATGAAATCTCTGTTCTACAGTTGCTTTAATATTGGACGCATGAATCAAAAACATTTGTGGACTGTTGTCGCTGTTGTTAGCACCGTTTTGGGGACACCGTTTATTGGACGTTCTGAAACGACACAAAAGACAGCTCAAGCCTCTCCTACCCAACCTTCTGGTGATGTGGTCAAAGTGGGAGAATATAAATCCCCAACAGCGAATCCTGTTTCTAATGCGGCTCTGATCGCAAAGATTCACACGCATGAAATGGCAGGTCGCCCGGCGGCAACTCTCTATATCCGCGATATCCCCGTTCTCACCTTTACAGGCAACAAGCCAGTAGCCAGCACAGAAACGAAAGTTGGTGAAATCGCTAATGTTAACGGGGTATACAAAACTCTTGATCCCAGCAGCGCTACCAAGGTAGCAACAACTGGTGGAACAGTTCCAGTTGTTGGCAATCAAGCAAACTCTGCTCAAAACGACCCAGTGCAAAGAGCTAGTGTAGTAGCAGCGAAAGTCAACCAGTTAGTCCAGGACAAAGTGGACGCTGGCAAGATTACTGTCAGTTGGAGAGCAAAAGATGCATCTACAGCAGCATCAGTAAGCCAAAATAAAAGTCTAGCTGCTCAGGCTTCGGCTAACGGTCGTTTTGTTGTTAAAGCCAATAACAAAGAACTCGTAGAAATTAATGAGAATACGCGGTTAGCAGATACGACTAAAGATTTGGCACAAGACGCACTACAAGTAACCAATCGACTGCGCAGACTCATAGGTAACGCATCTCCCTTAAATGAAATTGCCGACTTACCGCAAGTGCGCGTACCTATGTCAATACCAAAGTTGCCACAGAAAGTAGCAGGACAAGTACTTGCTAGCTTCAGAGGCATAGCTTCCTTTTATGGCTACGATTTTGCTGGCAATCGTACTGCTACAGGTGAGAGGTTCAATCCAGAGGCAATGACAGCTGCCCATCGCAGCTTACCCTTTGGAACGCGAGTACGTGTTACCAACACCCGCAATGGTCGTTCCGTTGTTGTACGCATTAATGATAGAGGGCCATTCATTCGTGGTCGAGTTATTGACCTTTCCACGGGTGCAGCGAGGGTTTTGGGAATGATAGGTAGCGGACTTGCACCAGTCAGAATAGAAGTCTTGGGCAGGTAAATTGAACCATGAGTTAGTTGTTTGGTGATTTTTATAGTCCTCCAGACAAGGCAGATGGCAGAAGGAAAGGAATAATGTTTTTAGAAAAGCATGATTAGCCTTGTCCAAACTGGGTTTAAAACCCTCACTAAATATGCAGATTTAGTAGGTTTTTAATTTAGATGAGGTCTGTAGACGCAAAGCGGATAGAAGCAGGTATCTCCATCTAATTACCTTCTGCCTTCTGCCTCCGTACTTCTTTCTTTAAATCCCCTGGTTGATAGTCTCTTCGGTGCGTTTTCAGATATAAACTAACTGGGGAGAGCAACAGAAAGACTAGGGGTATTTTTGTGCGCCTGTTGACAACAGTTCCAGCATTGCGCTGCTATCTAGCTAAACGCCGCTTAGACAATTTGCTGTTAGAGCAACAGCAACAATCAGAATTTGAAGTGACTGACAGATCCTTGACGGCGATCGGTCTCGTTCCCACGATGGGAGCTTTGCATCAAGGTCATTTAAACTTGATTCAAAGGGCGCGTCAAGAAAATACTGTGGTAATTGTCAGTATTTTCATCAATCCTCTGCAATTTGGCCCCAATGAGGATTATCAACGTTACCCCCGGACTTTAGACCAAGACAGACAACTGTGCGAAAAAGCTGGAGTAGATGCGATTTTTGCGCCTACTCCGGAGGAAATGGGAGTTGATCTGAAGAATTTACAAGAATTAAAGGTTACACAAGTCATTCCGCCATCTGCTATGATTTCAGGTTTGTGTGGCCGTTTTCGGCTAGGCCACTTTCAAGGTGTTGCCACGATTGTGACTAAGCTTTTTAACTTGGTACAGCCAGAGCGAGCCTATTTTGGTCAAAAAGATGGGCAACAACTGGCTGTTATTAGACGGCTGGTAGCTGATTTAAATTTTGCGATCGAGATTGTTGCTTGTCCAACGGTAAGGGAGGCATCAGGCTTGGCTTTGAGTTCTCGCAACCAATATTTAAGTGCAACGGAAAAACAGCAAGCAACGATGTTGTATCGCAGTTTACAGAGAGCAGCCACCAAGTTTCATGCCGGAGAACGTCATGCTCAAACGCTGATATCAACAGTACAACAAGAACTCGCACTCGCCAGTTCTTTGTCTGTGGAATATATT
This window contains:
- the cobM gene encoding precorrin-4 C(11)-methyltransferase; translation: MRKYTKDLSNDNYLDCLKPSVYIVGAGPGDPDLLTIKAQKLLMAADVVLFADSLVPQQILEFCREDAEIIRTANKTLEEILPMMIERVRSQKSVVRLHSGDPSLYSAIHEQMQLLAEAEIPFEVVPGISAFQAAAAKLKVELTVPGLVQTIILSRISGRTEVPPKEELASLAAHQASLCLYLSARHIEATQAKLLEHYPADTPVAICFRLGWPDEKIWIVPLNQMADCTQKEKLIRTTLYVISPALTEATAHLPSMGVARSRLYHPEHSHIFRPRG
- a CDS encoding phenylpyruvate tautomerase MIF-related protein; amino-acid sequence: MPLIKVQTSVSTPEKTEVEAMLKGLSAKLAKHTGKPESYVMTTFEGEVPMTFAGTTDPVCYIEIKSVGTMKPDQTQAMSQDFCQEVNQKLGVPKNRIYIEFADAKGFMWGWNGTTFG
- the ada gene encoding bifunctional DNA-binding transcriptional regulator/O6-methylguanine-DNA methyltransferase Ada; amino-acid sequence: MQQVSLSEEILWQAINSRDTSFDGVFFYGVRSTCIYCRPSCPSRKPKRNQITFFRESQEAEAVGYRACKRCQPQYSIAPNSAYAKVLATCRYIEAQTEHIPTLAELGAHVSTSPTHLQRIFKRMTGVTPFQYADVCRMERFKKRLKQGDTIANALYETGYGASSRLYEKAPQQLGMTPASYQKHGQGETIRYAIASSPLGEILVAATTRGLCCVRLGETATALLEELKQEFAGASLQSGDDELYAWTQALVDYLSGRSICPNLPLDVQATAFQLLVWEALRKIPIGTTASYSDIANAIAQPKSVRAVARACATNPVALVIPCHRVVQKDGGLGGYRWGVSRKEALLNLEQGLGRGE
- the glsA gene encoding glutaminase A — translated: MANQEDLQIASLPLQSFLDDLHDKYKSEQEGAVADYIPELAKVNPDAFSICIATVNGEVYEVGDYNQLFTIQSISKVFVYGLALDDHGRDYILTRVGVEPTGDVFNAIVLDEQSKRPYNPMVNAGAIATTSLIKGFGASERLNRMLDMFRRYISHDVFVDIAVFTSERTTGHRNRAMAHLMLNFGMIDEPIDEALDLYFQQCAVMVNCHDLAVMAATLANKGINPIAKEQAVDSRYIKDILSVMYTCGMYNFAGEWAYKVGLPAKSGVSGGIIAVVPNQMGIAVFSPRLDSRGNSVRGVKVCEELSQHFGLHLFECSHSKCN
- a CDS encoding flavin reductase family protein, which encodes MLDEQAKKTMLQKIPHGLYICGVKDGEEVNGFTLSWLMQASFKPPLVVICVNQNSISHQMIKNSGFFAVSFLEEGQKDLAQKFFKQMRRVGNKFEDVEFYLGKTGCPIISDSLGYIECQVVDVVARGDHTIFVGEVTSAGVHREGKQMLLETTGWQYGG
- a CDS encoding DMT family transporter → MQKLSMGISEWLLLITLSVLWGGSFFLIKIALKDLPPLTVVLYRVSLAAIALTIFVFISRKRMPASLSLWREFLVMGALNNLIPFSLIVWGQTQINSSLAAILNATTPLFTILLAHFFTQDERLTPNRLVGVFLGLCGVIVLIGLNTLHGLSLNSLGQLAILGAACSYGCAGIYGRRFKTLPATVTAVGMLLSTTILLLPLVLLVDRPWTLHLSTVTKLAVLGLSLFSTAIAYLIYFRILAVAGATNLLLVTFLIPISALVLGIFVLGEQLQWTEFGGMVLIFASLAVIDGRLISRLWHPTSEI
- a CDS encoding bifunctional pantoate--beta-alanine ligase/(d)CMP kinase, yielding MRLLTTVPALRCYLAKRRLDNLLLEQQQQSEFEVTDRSLTAIGLVPTMGALHQGHLNLIQRARQENTVVIVSIFINPLQFGPNEDYQRYPRTLDQDRQLCEKAGVDAIFAPTPEEMGVDLKNLQELKVTQVIPPSAMISGLCGRFRLGHFQGVATIVTKLFNLVQPERAYFGQKDGQQLAVIRRLVADLNFAIEIVACPTVREASGLALSSRNQYLSATEKQQATMLYRSLQRAATKFHAGERHAQTLISTVQQELALASSLSVEYIELVEPTTLIPLEKIEEEGMLAIAARLGSTRLIDNIILRDRQPIIAIDGPAGAGKSTVARQVAAKLGLVYLDTGAMYRAITWLVLQEGIALDDECAIAQLAHRCVIELAPSQDLQSPVRVSINDHDVTQAIRSLEVTSKVSAIAAQTAVRQALVKQQQNWGKKGGLVAEGRDIGTHVFPDAEVKIFLTASVQERARRRLKDYQKQSQSTISLEQLEKDIAERDWKDSTRKVSPLKKAPDAIEVNTDGLSVNEVTEKIVGYYQQRLSRD
- a CDS encoding septal ring lytic transglycosylase RlpA family protein, with amino-acid sequence MNQKHLWTVVAVVSTVLGTPFIGRSETTQKTAQASPTQPSGDVVKVGEYKSPTANPVSNAALIAKIHTHEMAGRPAATLYIRDIPVLTFTGNKPVASTETKVGEIANVNGVYKTLDPSSATKVATTGGTVPVVGNQANSAQNDPVQRASVVAAKVNQLVQDKVDAGKITVSWRAKDASTAASVSQNKSLAAQASANGRFVVKANNKELVEINENTRLADTTKDLAQDALQVTNRLRRLIGNASPLNEIADLPQVRVPMSIPKLPQKVAGQVLASFRGIASFYGYDFAGNRTATGERFNPEAMTAAHRSLPFGTRVRVTNTRNGRSVVVRINDRGPFIRGRVIDLSTGAARVLGMIGSGLAPVRIEVLGR